A DNA window from Calliphora vicina chromosome 1, idCalVici1.1, whole genome shotgun sequence contains the following coding sequences:
- the LOC135948832 gene encoding sodium-coupled monocarboxylate transporter 2-like: MVLYLEMRFDRRLRLFGSVMFLVGMILWLPISIYVPALTFNQVTGINLYTIIPIVCVVCTIYTCIGGIKGVIWTDVLQGFVMVSSLVFVAIKGTMDVGGVGEVYERNNETGRLVAPEWTFDPTVRMGFFAVFVGGTLLKLQGTCIIQPAVQRFLSLPNMADVKKSLYAFISGLVCLLSLCIYLGLLAFAAYYDCDPISTGLVRAKDQIVPLYVMQIAGSFPGVGGLFVSGVFSAALSSLSTVLNSLSGVVLKDFVEPYRKTPFTERQTAVILRVVVLFFGFSAMALVKVVEKLGMVMQLSATVNSISTGPMLGVFTVGMTMPFVKTESVLTGCITAALTMAYVAIRSQIDSATGVLKFPTKPVSVEGCTYEFEALNKTILSTAMPAVSGSAFHHLSFLWYTGLGAGVTIAVALLATLYFGKQDSSEVDPKLITPILRKYMNKYKYSSVAITMNEIQQNATETGCLEETEELKDERNVNH; this comes from the exons ATGGTGCTG TATTTGGAAATGCGTTTTGATCGTAGATTGCGTCTGTTCGGTTCTGTAATGTTTTTAGTTGGCATG ATACTTTGGCTGCCCATTTCCATTTATGTGCCTGCTTTAACATTCAATCAag TGACTGGCATCAATTTGTACACAATCATACCGATTGTCTGTGTGGTTTGCACCATTTACACCTGTATT GGTGGCATCAAGGGTGTAATATGGACAGATGTATTGCAGGGTTTTGTTATGGTAAGCTCATTGGTATTTGTGGCCATCAAGGGTACCATGGATGTGGGTGGCGTTGGAGAGGTTTATGAGAGAAATAATGAAACTGGCAGACTAGTGGCACCgga atgGACCTTTGATCCCACTGTGCGCATGGGTTTCTTTGCTGTATTTGTGGGCGGCACTTTATTGAAGTTGCAGGGCACTTGTATTATTCAACCGGCCGTGCAACGCTTTTTATCTTTGCCCAATATGGCAGATGTTAAGAAATCTTTATATGCTTTCATAAGTGGCCTGGTATGTCTGCTGAGTCTGTGCATTTATTTGGGTCTTTTGGCATTTGCTGCCTATTATGACTGTGATCCCATATCCACAGGG TTGGTTCGCGCTAAAGATCAAATTGTTCCTTTATATGTCATGCAAATTGCCGGCTCCTTTCCCGGTGTTGGTGGCCTTTTTGTATCGGGTGTATTCAGTGCTGCTTTGAGTTCATTGTCCACGGTGTTGAATTCATTATCTGGTGtggttttaaaagattttgtggAACCCTATCGCAAAACACCTTTCACCGAAAGACAAACTGCTGTTATTCTAAGAGTAGTAGTATTGTTTTTTGGTTTCTCGGCCATGGCTTTAGTTAAAGTTGTAGAGAAATTGGGCATGGTCATGCAGTTGTCGGCCACGGTCAATTCCATATCAACCGGACCCATGTTGGGTGTGTTTACTGTGGGCATGACCATGCCCTTTGTAAAAACAGAG AGCGTTTTGACGGGCTGTATTACTGCCGCCTTGACCATGGCCTATGTGGCCATACGTTCCCAAATTGATAGTGCCACTGGTGTTTTGAAGTTCCCCACTAAACCTGTATCGGTAGAGGGCTGTACCTATGAATTTGaagctttaaataaaactattttaag TACTGCAATGCCAGCCGTTTCGGGCAGCGCCTTTCATCATTTATCATTTCTGTGGTATACAGGCTTGGGAGCCGGTGTCACTATTGCAGTGGCTCTTTTGGCTACCCTGTACTTTGGTAAACAGGATTCCAGTGAGGTTGATCCCAAATTGATTACTCctatattgagaaaatacatGAACAAATATAAGTACAGCAGTGTGGCCATAACTATGAATGAAATTCAGCAGAATGCTACTGAAACCGGTTGCTTGGAGGAAACAGAAGAGCTGAAAGATGAGCGAAATGTAAATCATTAA